The proteins below are encoded in one region of Rhodoluna lacicola:
- a CDS encoding GDCCVxC domain-containing (seleno)protein, with protein sequence MTEGKGVIAESTLTCPTCGIGETLTMPTDSCMWAWTCPSCENRQTPLEGDCCVFCSYGTVPCPSIQQAKTSGSKDCC encoded by the coding sequence ATGACTGAAGGCAAAGGTGTCATCGCCGAAAGCACACTCACATGCCCAACCTGCGGTATAGGTGAGACATTGACCATGCCGACCGACTCTTGTATGTGGGCATGGACTTGCCCAAGTTGCGAGAACCGTCAGACGCCTCTTGAAGGTGATTGTTGTGTTTTTTGTTCCTACGGAACGGTTCCCTGCCCTTCAATCCAGCAGGCTAAAACAAGCGGCTCTAAAGACTGTTGCTAG
- a CDS encoding Lrp/AsnC family transcriptional regulator, translated as MESLDRRLLELLANDSSASISELSALLEVPTSTLHQRIKRLEARGVITGYRAQINQREVGLTLHALVSLTPIDPSKPDDVVEKISPIAEIESCWSVAGTESYIVKVAVAEPADLEALLAKIRAHANVSTRTSVILSTPFEGRQAQIPKDSIQ; from the coding sequence ATGGAATCTCTGGACCGGCGTCTGCTTGAATTATTGGCTAATGACTCGAGTGCATCAATAAGTGAACTGTCGGCATTGCTTGAGGTGCCGACATCTACTTTGCACCAGCGAATCAAACGACTGGAAGCCCGGGGTGTAATCACCGGCTATCGTGCTCAGATAAATCAGCGCGAAGTTGGATTGACGCTGCATGCGTTGGTCTCGCTCACTCCAATTGACCCTTCTAAGCCAGACGACGTAGTTGAGAAAATTAGCCCAATTGCAGAAATCGAAAGTTGCTGGTCGGTGGCAGGAACTGAGTCCTACATTGTCAAAGTTGCAGTCGCTGAGCCGGCCGACTTGGAGGCTCTGCTGGCAAAGATCCGGGCACATGCAAACGTCTCAACCAGAACCAGCGTTATTCTCTCAACTCCGTTCGAGGGCCGACAGGCTCAAATCCCAAAGGACTCAATCCAATGA
- a CDS encoding threonine aldolase family protein, giving the protein MTKNPRGFASDNYAGIHPAVLEAISQANVGHEVAYGEDSVTAEFDALVRELFGPNAQGFPVFNGTGANVVALQAATKRWEAVICVESAHINVDEGGAPEKMAGLKLWTVPTSDGKLTVELAASQIFDMGVVHRAQPGVISITQTTEMGTLYQIDEIRALADLAHENGLLLHLDGARISNAAAALGKSFKEFTTDAGVDLVSMGGTKIGALAAEAVIVTDTSSARGKALAEAMPFLRKTSMQLSSKMRFMSAQLIALFENNAAVAIENATRANSMAKLLYEGVVKIAAENASVSVENPAEANAVFPVLPKEITQRLQQQYRFYVWNQETGQVRWMCSWDTTEDDVLGILAALKAAL; this is encoded by the coding sequence ATGACAAAAAACCCTCGCGGATTTGCCAGTGACAACTACGCCGGAATCCACCCGGCCGTTTTAGAGGCTATTTCCCAGGCCAATGTTGGTCACGAAGTTGCCTACGGCGAAGACTCGGTAACCGCCGAGTTTGATGCTTTGGTTCGTGAACTATTCGGACCTAACGCCCAAGGCTTTCCGGTTTTCAATGGCACCGGTGCGAACGTAGTGGCTCTTCAAGCTGCCACCAAGCGTTGGGAGGCAGTCATTTGCGTCGAGAGTGCCCACATCAATGTTGATGAAGGCGGCGCGCCAGAAAAGATGGCGGGACTCAAACTTTGGACAGTCCCAACCAGCGACGGAAAGCTCACCGTTGAACTAGCAGCCAGCCAGATTTTCGATATGGGAGTGGTGCACCGTGCTCAGCCAGGAGTGATTAGCATTACGCAAACCACAGAGATGGGCACTCTGTATCAAATCGACGAGATCCGTGCCTTGGCTGACCTGGCTCATGAAAACGGACTATTGCTTCACCTTGACGGTGCCCGAATTTCAAATGCCGCCGCTGCCCTAGGAAAATCATTCAAGGAATTCACCACCGATGCCGGTGTTGATTTAGTTTCTATGGGCGGAACAAAAATCGGTGCCCTGGCTGCCGAAGCGGTGATCGTCACTGACACGAGTTCAGCACGGGGTAAGGCGCTCGCCGAGGCCATGCCGTTTTTACGCAAAACCTCAATGCAACTATCTTCAAAAATGCGATTCATGTCGGCCCAGCTAATTGCCCTCTTTGAAAATAACGCTGCAGTGGCGATTGAAAACGCAACTAGGGCCAATTCAATGGCAAAGCTGCTTTACGAGGGTGTAGTCAAAATTGCCGCCGAGAATGCCAGCGTCTCAGTTGAAAACCCAGCTGAAGCAAATGCTGTTTTCCCAGTGTTGCCTAAAGAAATTACTCAGCGGTTGCAGCAGCAATACCGCTTCTACGTTTGGAATCAAGAGACTGGCCAGGTTCGCTGGATGTGTTCGTGGGACACCACTGAGGACGATGTTCTTGGAATCTTGGCGGCGCTAAAGGCGGCGCTCTAA
- a CDS encoding PadR family transcriptional regulator: MSTTSNSFDPRQAIEGLFGYVKDMASNTLKGGIKAQPDEARLEVAVLAALESGAKTATQIVKSISLVAGGTWAPTDGQVNKALTKLTVAEFVAAKTKGDRKLFSLTKTGEAELESARDKMAEAPSVSPTMNFSNLNWMSCEPTFLKAASKLPPVMFDVAQTASREQQARAAEILDKARHELHKVLAEK, from the coding sequence GTGAGCACAACATCGAACAGTTTTGACCCACGTCAGGCCATCGAAGGGCTATTTGGCTATGTCAAGGACATGGCATCGAACACCCTCAAGGGTGGCATCAAGGCCCAACCCGATGAAGCCCGGCTAGAGGTCGCTGTGCTGGCAGCCTTGGAATCAGGTGCCAAAACAGCGACTCAAATTGTGAAGTCCATCAGCCTTGTAGCCGGCGGAACCTGGGCCCCAACTGACGGTCAGGTTAACAAGGCTCTTACCAAACTCACTGTGGCCGAATTCGTAGCCGCAAAGACTAAAGGTGATCGCAAATTGTTCTCACTGACAAAAACTGGCGAAGCAGAACTTGAATCAGCGCGCGACAAAATGGCCGAGGCACCATCAGTATCACCAACAATGAATTTCTCTAATTTGAACTGGATGAGCTGTGAACCAACATTCTTGAAAGCAGCGTCCAAGCTGCCACCGGTTATGTTTGATGTCGCCCAGACCGCGTCACGCGAGCAGCAAGCAAGAGCGGCAGAGATTTTAGACAAAGCTCGTCACGAACTACACAAAGTTCTTGCCGAAAAGTAA
- a CDS encoding LON peptidase substrate-binding domain-containing protein — MPVMPMFPLSTVLMPAMPLSLRIFEERYLKLLGDLVGQENPEFGVVLIERGQEIGGGEKRLGIGTLASVTDIGTLDEFYGIESIGTQRFRVNAWLPDDPYPMADIDFIPDLIWDDSLTMAKNQLETKVRNLLSFASEFGDLQYGSDTEFSEDPMQACWQIAGVLPVGPLDHLDLLQSLSAADLVLETQALVSTLDQALKAMIEQLGTKD; from the coding sequence ATGCCAGTTATGCCAATGTTTCCGCTGAGCACTGTCTTGATGCCTGCGATGCCGCTCTCGTTGAGAATTTTTGAAGAACGCTACCTGAAACTTCTTGGGGACTTAGTCGGCCAGGAAAATCCTGAGTTCGGCGTTGTGCTGATTGAACGAGGTCAAGAGATTGGCGGCGGTGAGAAGAGGCTTGGAATTGGAACTTTGGCCTCCGTCACCGACATCGGAACCTTGGATGAGTTTTATGGGATTGAGTCAATTGGCACACAACGCTTCAGGGTGAATGCATGGTTGCCCGATGATCCGTATCCGATGGCCGACATCGACTTCATCCCAGACTTAATCTGGGACGACTCTCTGACCATGGCTAAAAACCAACTGGAAACCAAAGTGCGGAACTTATTGTCGTTTGCCAGCGAGTTCGGAGATTTGCAGTACGGCTCAGATACAGAGTTCAGCGAGGATCCAATGCAGGCCTGTTGGCAAATTGCCGGGGTACTGCCAGTTGGGCCCCTGGATCATTTAGATCTTCTGCAGTCACTTTCAGCAGCTGATCTTGTCTTAGAGACGCAAGCCCTGGTGTCAACGCTCGACCAGGCTCTCAAGGCCATGATTGAACAACTGGGGACCAAAGACTGA
- a CDS encoding ABC1 kinase family protein, translated as MPKSNLSNQSRALKSRYQRILRFAALALAQAWWFEIVLPQFGLKKIAARGRIRRFQKLARKFHNLAADLGGLMVKVGQFLSARLDVLPEEITKELSGLQDEVAPESFESILHAIESELGMSPGVAFAEITAEPIAAASLGQAYKAKLSPGLAGDLGITDVVVKVLRPGIENIVDVDLKALTKVGGWLSKVKLVSKRTDALALVREFSEITLQEINYLHEAENLERFAEAFENDPRIQTPNVIWERSAKRVLTLTDVSAIKISDVEGLVAAGINPNAVAAELARATFEQFFVTGFFHADPHPGNIFITKAPEGAAVDFTLTYIDFGMMGQVSEELKANLQRFLFAVASRDARAWVVACERLGVLLPSADTLLLEEAVSKLFDRFGGVRVGELIQTDPAELREFGIEFSELVRTLPFQLPNDFLFLIRALSLISGVTSELNREFNIWDAVDPFARSLLNGSGTGTVKRLGKDLLANLLTLSQLPGRIESVVSRVERGDLVLRNPELERRMRVLDSSIRRATAGLVFTGLVIAGVLSLPENQNLGFTLLGISALPMLYALGFGRFTR; from the coding sequence TTGCCGAAAAGTAATCTTTCAAATCAGAGCAGGGCACTCAAGTCTCGCTACCAAAGGATTCTTAGGTTTGCTGCTCTTGCATTAGCTCAAGCTTGGTGGTTTGAGATTGTTTTGCCGCAATTTGGTTTGAAGAAGATTGCCGCCCGTGGCCGAATCAGGCGCTTTCAAAAGTTAGCTAGAAAATTTCACAACCTAGCTGCCGATTTAGGCGGTTTGATGGTTAAAGTTGGCCAGTTTTTATCTGCTCGCTTGGATGTGCTCCCAGAAGAGATAACCAAGGAACTATCTGGTCTGCAGGATGAAGTTGCCCCTGAGTCTTTCGAAAGCATTCTGCATGCAATTGAGAGCGAGCTTGGCATGTCACCGGGTGTAGCTTTCGCAGAAATCACTGCCGAACCAATTGCCGCCGCATCTTTGGGGCAGGCCTACAAAGCTAAACTCTCCCCCGGACTTGCTGGTGACCTAGGTATCACAGATGTGGTGGTGAAGGTTCTACGACCGGGCATAGAAAACATTGTTGACGTGGACTTGAAAGCATTGACCAAGGTTGGTGGCTGGTTATCAAAAGTCAAACTAGTTTCAAAACGCACCGATGCCCTCGCTCTGGTTCGCGAGTTTTCAGAAATTACTCTTCAAGAAATCAACTATCTGCACGAGGCAGAAAACCTTGAGCGGTTTGCAGAGGCTTTTGAAAACGATCCCAGAATTCAGACCCCGAATGTAATTTGGGAGCGCAGCGCAAAGCGAGTGCTAACTCTGACTGACGTCAGTGCAATCAAGATTTCTGATGTTGAAGGGTTAGTAGCAGCCGGAATTAATCCCAATGCCGTTGCCGCCGAGCTTGCCAGAGCCACCTTTGAGCAATTCTTTGTCACCGGTTTCTTTCACGCCGACCCACACCCGGGCAACATATTTATTACCAAGGCCCCGGAAGGTGCGGCAGTTGACTTCACGCTGACCTACATTGACTTTGGAATGATGGGCCAAGTAAGCGAGGAACTAAAGGCCAACCTGCAGAGATTCCTTTTTGCTGTTGCATCTAGAGACGCGCGAGCCTGGGTCGTGGCTTGCGAGCGCTTAGGGGTTCTCCTACCATCAGCCGACACCTTGCTTCTAGAAGAGGCAGTCAGCAAACTATTTGACCGCTTTGGCGGCGTGCGAGTGGGCGAGCTGATTCAAACAGATCCGGCTGAACTCAGGGAGTTTGGTATTGAGTTCAGTGAACTCGTGCGCACCCTTCCGTTCCAGCTTCCAAATGACTTTCTATTCTTGATCAGGGCTCTTTCACTTATCTCAGGAGTCACCAGCGAACTAAATCGTGAATTCAACATTTGGGATGCGGTTGACCCTTTCGCAAGATCACTACTAAACGGATCAGGCACCGGAACAGTAAAGAGGCTGGGCAAGGATCTATTAGCCAACCTGCTTACGCTAAGCCAACTACCTGGACGCATTGAAAGTGTGGTCAGCAGAGTTGAACGCGGTGACCTTGTGCTTAGAAACCCAGAGCTCGAGCGCCGAATGAGGGTTTTAGATTCCAGCATTCGTCGCGCAACGGCAGGTTTGGTTTTTACCGGACTGGTAATTGCTGGGGTTCTCTCTTTGCCAGAAAATCAGAACCTGGGGTTCACGTTGCTTGGCATTTCTGCCCTACCAATGCTTTACGCCCTAGGATTTGGCCGATTTACCCGATAG
- a CDS encoding DUF6421 family protein: MQKIARILIDQAHSQAWAVKSEIAATMNPANPADSSYAKMAQIAKVSEFEVELHESGLFTADALAAADILVIPHASTDEWEKTIGVGSPKLTHEELEVLEGFVRSGGSLLLLAETEQPKYGNNLAELAAKFGVEVKNSTVQDPSRSYKDVPTWIISEFDRLTKSDFAFMVEQVCLYRAGTLEVSSDVAAEVFMRTSEHAAPASAPLGVAVQHGLGRVVVLADSDLFGDDSIDDCDNKQLWLNIAGWLANAKVAAKANDKRESSWMLTDANWKKLAEAIETLRPMQAKDGSIDANEFSHQEASALLDQVISAIDILAPNFEHQQDYFAAVKKDLEDWRQGGFIIPDFYNSLELFRPDLNRKNSVQHLAVFSMYTQNGNPNRNLEAVIINTFWPDWLAEKEKKYNNPAFVPIEFVAFTSGYDTNSAVFFPETVAVRSVATYYWGGIFCDREAARFRRVTQAAKDLLYLPLPADAERLVNDQQLAQETFVLWDLIHDRTHSRGDLPFDPFMIKQRMPFWMYALEELRCDLATFRETLVLEAEGDRLAKYIRYAILFDRIFRFSITGGRVRNYDGLGGQIIFAHLHKTGALQWTDNRLAFDWEKVTQEVVNLCEQVENLYHDGINRSRMAQWISAYEFVAGLVQPNPASNWAKGADALPTGGELKEMVNLVLDDEFPLNVFFETLNRKLADVITSTKGITA, encoded by the coding sequence ATGCAAAAAATTGCTCGTATTTTGATTGATCAGGCACACAGCCAGGCTTGGGCAGTTAAGTCTGAGATAGCGGCAACAATGAACCCCGCAAACCCAGCCGACTCCAGTTACGCCAAAATGGCCCAAATCGCCAAGGTCTCAGAGTTTGAAGTTGAGTTACACGAGAGCGGTTTGTTCACAGCAGATGCCTTAGCCGCAGCGGACATACTCGTGATTCCCCACGCCTCGACCGACGAATGGGAAAAAACTATCGGTGTTGGTTCTCCAAAGCTCACCCACGAGGAATTAGAAGTACTAGAGGGTTTTGTTCGCTCGGGCGGCTCGTTGCTTTTGCTGGCAGAAACCGAGCAGCCAAAGTATGGCAACAATTTAGCCGAACTCGCGGCCAAGTTTGGTGTCGAAGTTAAAAACTCAACTGTTCAGGACCCAAGCCGCTCTTATAAAGATGTGCCAACTTGGATCATCAGCGAATTTGACCGACTAACCAAATCAGACTTTGCCTTCATGGTTGAACAAGTTTGCCTCTATCGCGCCGGAACCCTTGAAGTTTCGTCAGATGTTGCGGCCGAGGTTTTCATGCGCACCTCTGAACACGCGGCCCCAGCTTCAGCTCCGCTTGGGGTTGCGGTTCAGCACGGTCTTGGTCGAGTAGTGGTGCTAGCGGACTCTGATCTTTTTGGTGACGACTCAATTGATGACTGTGATAACAAGCAACTCTGGTTGAATATTGCGGGTTGGCTGGCCAACGCGAAAGTTGCTGCAAAAGCAAACGATAAGCGTGAGTCAAGCTGGATGCTAACTGATGCCAATTGGAAAAAACTTGCCGAGGCAATTGAAACTTTGCGCCCTATGCAAGCCAAAGATGGTTCGATTGATGCCAATGAGTTCTCTCACCAAGAGGCCTCAGCTCTGCTTGATCAAGTTATTTCGGCAATTGATATTCTTGCTCCGAATTTCGAGCACCAGCAGGACTATTTCGCTGCGGTCAAAAAGGACTTAGAAGATTGGCGCCAGGGCGGCTTCATAATTCCAGACTTCTACAACTCACTCGAATTATTTAGACCTGATCTAAATCGTAAAAATTCAGTGCAGCACCTGGCTGTATTTTCTATGTACACCCAAAACGGAAACCCAAACCGCAATCTTGAAGCGGTAATCATCAACACTTTTTGGCCCGATTGGTTGGCTGAGAAAGAAAAGAAGTACAACAACCCGGCTTTTGTCCCGATCGAATTTGTTGCCTTTACATCTGGTTACGACACGAATTCAGCCGTGTTCTTCCCTGAAACCGTTGCTGTCAGGTCAGTGGCTACCTATTACTGGGGTGGAATCTTCTGCGATCGTGAGGCAGCCCGATTCCGTCGTGTAACTCAGGCGGCCAAGGATCTCTTGTATTTGCCGCTGCCAGCAGACGCGGAACGCCTGGTGAATGACCAGCAGTTAGCTCAGGAGACCTTTGTCCTTTGGGATCTGATTCACGACCGCACCCACTCTCGTGGTGACCTACCGTTTGACCCATTCATGATCAAGCAGCGCATGCCTTTCTGGATGTATGCCCTAGAAGAGTTACGCTGTGACCTGGCTACATTCCGCGAGACCCTAGTTTTAGAAGCTGAGGGGGACCGCCTTGCAAAGTACATTCGCTACGCAATCTTGTTTGATCGAATTTTCCGTTTCTCCATCACTGGTGGTCGAGTTCGAAACTATGACGGCCTGGGTGGGCAAATTATTTTCGCTCACTTGCACAAGACCGGCGCCTTGCAATGGACCGATAACCGTTTAGCTTTTGACTGGGAGAAAGTGACTCAGGAGGTAGTCAACCTTTGTGAGCAGGTAGAAAATCTGTATCACGACGGCATCAATAGATCCCGAATGGCACAGTGGATTTCCGCTTACGAATTTGTCGCAGGCCTAGTGCAACCGAATCCAGCCTCCAATTGGGCTAAGGGCGCAGATGCCCTACCTACCGGAGGCGAGTTGAAGGAAATGGTGAATCTTGTTCTAGACGATGAGTTCCCGCTGAACGTGTTCTTTGAAACGCTGAACCGAAAGCTTGCCGATGTGATTACCTCAACCAAGGGCATCACCGCTTAG